From a single Cupriavidus taiwanensis LMG 19424 genomic region:
- the bamE gene encoding outer membrane protein assembly factor BamE domain-containing protein, translating to MGLIASMLALFGCDQQKVDEAMKKAGETARNTWNAIKPDSELFKGIVPGQSTEEDLRRQAGKPEIVWEEADGGRRLEYPRGPEGTTTWMVTIGPDGKVAKIEQVLSAENFARVRAGMSKDDIRRLLGKPTKVEAFALKKEEVWGYRWMETSTDKAFFNVHFNSDGTVTTTSRSDDPSRMQGG from the coding sequence ATGGGACTGATTGCCTCGATGCTTGCGCTGTTCGGCTGCGACCAGCAGAAGGTCGATGAAGCCATGAAGAAGGCGGGCGAGACCGCCCGCAACACCTGGAATGCGATCAAGCCCGACAGCGAGCTGTTCAAGGGCATCGTGCCGGGCCAGTCGACCGAGGAAGACCTGCGCCGCCAGGCCGGCAAGCCCGAGATCGTGTGGGAAGAGGCCGACGGCGGGCGCCGGCTGGAATACCCGCGCGGCCCCGAGGGCACTACCACGTGGATGGTTACCATCGGCCCCGACGGCAAGGTGGCGAAGATCGAGCAGGTGCTGTCGGCCGAGAACTTCGCGCGCGTGCGCGCCGGCATGAGCAAGGACGACATCCGCCGCCTGCTGGGCAAGCCCACCAAGGTGGAGGCGTTCGCGCTGAAGAAGGAAGAGGTGTGGGGCTACCGCTGGATGGAAACCTCGACCGACAAGGCCTTCTTCAACGTGCATTTCAACAGCGACGGCACCGTCACCACCACCTCGCGCAGCGACGATCCGTCGCGGATGCAGGGCGGTTGA
- the panC gene encoding pantoate--beta-alanine ligase: MKVISSIQELRDQLRGQNRAAFVPTMGNLHEGHLSLMRLARQHGDPVVASIFVNRLQFGPNEDFDKYPRTLQEDIEKLQSEGVYVLFAPSERDMYPEPQEYRVEPPHDLGDILEGEFRPGFFKGVCTVVMKLFSCAQPRVAVFGKKDYQQLMIVRRMVQQFALPIDIVPAETVRAEDGLALSSRNRYLSPDERAEAPVLYRTLHDVRDTVLGGDRASADLLAVEARARAALEQRGWKPDYVAIRKRVDLQAPTREEFLAGEPLVILTAAKLGATRLIDNLEI; the protein is encoded by the coding sequence ATGAAAGTCATTTCCTCCATCCAAGAGCTGCGGGACCAGTTGCGCGGCCAGAACCGCGCGGCGTTCGTCCCCACCATGGGCAACCTGCACGAAGGCCACCTGTCGCTGATGCGCCTGGCGCGCCAGCATGGCGACCCGGTGGTGGCATCCATCTTCGTGAACCGCCTGCAGTTCGGCCCGAACGAGGATTTCGACAAGTACCCGCGCACGCTGCAGGAAGACATCGAAAAACTGCAGAGCGAAGGCGTCTACGTGCTGTTTGCGCCGTCCGAACGCGACATGTACCCCGAGCCCCAGGAATACCGCGTCGAGCCGCCGCACGACCTCGGCGACATCCTCGAGGGGGAATTCCGCCCCGGCTTCTTCAAGGGCGTGTGCACCGTGGTGATGAAGCTGTTCTCGTGCGCGCAGCCGCGCGTGGCCGTGTTCGGCAAGAAGGACTACCAGCAGCTGATGATCGTGCGCCGCATGGTGCAGCAGTTCGCGCTGCCGATCGACATCGTTCCCGCCGAAACCGTGCGCGCGGAAGACGGGCTGGCGCTGTCGTCGCGCAACCGCTACCTGAGCCCGGATGAACGCGCCGAGGCGCCGGTGCTCTACCGCACCCTGCACGATGTGCGCGACACCGTGCTGGGCGGCGACCGCGCCTCGGCCGACCTGCTGGCGGTGGAGGCCAGGGCCCGCGCTGCGCTGGAACAGCGTGGCTGGAAGCCGGATTATGTGGCGATCCGCAAGCGTGTCGACCTGCAGGCGCCGACGCGCGAGGAATTCCTCGCCGGCGAGCCGCTGGTGATCCTGACCGCGGCCAAGCTGGGCGCGACCCGGTTGATCGACAACCTGGAAATCTGA
- the metG gene encoding methionine--tRNA ligase, producing the protein MTARRILVTSALPYANGQIHIGHLVEYIQTDIWVRFQRMMGNEVYYVGADDTHGTPVMLRAEKEGITPKALIDRVWTEHKRDFDSFLVSFDNYYSTDAEENRELCEKIYLALKAEDLIAEREVEQFYDPVKNMFLPDRFIKGECPKCGAKDQYGDSCEVCGTTYVPTDLKNPYSVVSGATPVRKSSAHYFFKLSDPRCESFLREWVADLAQPEAANKMQEWLGAEGEASTLSDWDISRDAPYFGFEIPGAPGKYFYVWLDAPIGYYASFKNLAQQRGIDFDAWVGPHSTAEQYHFIGKDILYFHTLFWPAMLRFSGYRTPTNVFAHGFLTVDGAKMSKSRGTFITAQSYIDTGMNPEWLRYYFAAKLNASMEDLDLNLDDFIARVNSDLIGKYVNIASRAAGFLVKRFDGKVDEAALAHPLLEQLREAAPQVAHLYESREYSKALRLVMELTDAVNAFVDTEKPWELAKDDGKRAALHAACSVSLEAFRLLTIYLKPVVPNVAAGVERFLNVAPLDWRAIDQQLSAASPVQPYQHLMTRVDAKQVDALLAANRESLQATAAPAAADAAAAIEPIADTITIDDFAKIDLRVAKIVECQKVEGSNKLLQLTLDLGEGRTRNVFSGIQSAYTPEQLVGKLTVVVANLAPRKMKFGVSEGMVLAASAADEKTAPGLYILEPHSGAVPGMRIG; encoded by the coding sequence ATGACCGCACGTCGCATCCTCGTCACATCCGCCCTGCCTTATGCCAACGGCCAGATCCATATCGGCCACCTGGTGGAGTACATCCAGACCGATATCTGGGTGCGGTTCCAGCGCATGATGGGCAACGAGGTGTATTACGTCGGCGCCGACGACACCCACGGCACCCCGGTCATGCTGCGCGCCGAGAAGGAAGGCATCACGCCCAAGGCGCTGATCGACCGCGTCTGGACCGAGCACAAGCGCGATTTCGACAGCTTCCTGGTGTCGTTCGACAACTACTACAGCACCGACGCCGAAGAAAACCGCGAGCTGTGCGAAAAGATCTACCTGGCCCTGAAGGCCGAGGACCTGATCGCCGAGCGCGAGGTCGAGCAGTTCTACGACCCGGTCAAGAACATGTTCCTGCCCGACCGCTTCATCAAGGGCGAGTGCCCGAAGTGCGGCGCCAAGGACCAGTACGGCGATTCCTGCGAGGTATGCGGCACCACCTACGTGCCGACCGACCTGAAGAACCCCTACTCGGTGGTGTCGGGCGCCACGCCGGTGCGCAAGTCGTCGGCCCATTACTTCTTCAAGCTGTCCGATCCGCGCTGCGAGAGCTTCCTGCGCGAGTGGGTGGCCGACCTGGCGCAGCCCGAAGCCGCCAACAAGATGCAGGAATGGCTGGGCGCCGAGGGCGAGGCCTCGACCCTGTCCGACTGGGACATCTCGCGCGATGCGCCCTACTTCGGCTTCGAGATCCCCGGCGCGCCGGGCAAGTACTTCTACGTGTGGCTGGACGCCCCGATCGGCTACTACGCCAGCTTCAAGAACCTGGCGCAGCAGCGCGGCATCGACTTCGACGCCTGGGTCGGCCCGCACTCGACCGCCGAGCAGTACCACTTCATCGGCAAGGACATCCTGTACTTCCACACGCTGTTCTGGCCTGCGATGCTGCGCTTCTCGGGCTACCGCACCCCGACCAATGTGTTCGCCCATGGCTTCCTGACCGTGGACGGCGCCAAGATGAGCAAGTCGCGCGGCACCTTCATCACCGCGCAGAGCTATATCGACACCGGCATGAACCCGGAGTGGCTGCGCTACTACTTCGCCGCCAAGCTCAACGCCAGCATGGAAGACCTCGACCTGAACCTCGATGACTTCATCGCGCGCGTGAACAGCGACCTGATCGGCAAGTACGTCAACATCGCCAGCCGCGCCGCCGGCTTCCTGGTCAAGCGCTTCGACGGCAAGGTCGACGAGGCCGCGCTGGCCCATCCGCTGCTGGAGCAGCTGCGCGAGGCCGCGCCACAGGTGGCGCACCTCTATGAAAGCCGCGAGTACAGCAAGGCGCTGCGCCTGGTGATGGAGCTGACCGATGCCGTCAACGCCTTCGTCGACACCGAGAAACCGTGGGAGCTGGCCAAGGACGACGGCAAGCGCGCCGCGCTGCATGCGGCGTGCTCGGTCTCGCTGGAGGCGTTCCGCCTGCTGACCATCTACCTGAAACCGGTGGTGCCCAACGTGGCCGCCGGCGTCGAGCGCTTCCTCAACGTCGCGCCGCTGGACTGGCGCGCGATCGACCAGCAACTGTCGGCCGCCAGCCCGGTGCAGCCCTACCAGCACCTGATGACGCGCGTCGATGCCAAGCAGGTCGATGCGCTGCTGGCCGCCAACCGCGAGTCGCTGCAGGCGACCGCGGCGCCGGCGGCTGCCGATGCCGCTGCGGCGATCGAGCCGATCGCCGACACCATCACCATCGATGACTTCGCCAAGATCGACCTGCGCGTGGCGAAGATCGTCGAATGCCAGAAGGTGGAAGGCTCGAACAAGCTGCTGCAACTGACGCTGGACCTGGGCGAAGGCCGCACCCGCAATGTGTTCTCCGGCATCCAGTCGGCCTACACGCCCGAGCAGCTGGTGGGCAAGCTGACCGTGGTGGTGGCGAACCTGGCGCCCCGCAAGATGAAGTTCGGCGTCTCCGAAGGCATGGTGCTGGCGGCCTCGGCCGCGGATGAAAAGACCGCGCCCGGCCTGTACATCCTCGAGCCGCACAGTGGCGCGGTGCCGGGCATGCGCATCGGCTGA
- a CDS encoding translocation/assembly module TamB domain-containing protein, which yields MNVHDLPSVPGGGDAAPPPSGPAPRQRRRLWRALGWLAGIVLLLVVVLAATGVAALRTETGTRHLWTLATRLSAGMLSGQLEGGTVAHGLRLRDVVFASGQTRVTVDRVDGSWNLSWQPRRLHVQWLRIGKAEVRLGPSEPSTEPMRKPASLELPLAIDVDALTLERLALLQGPAPTAEPMVFANLAGALHSDGQRHRVSVDKLETPYGKLAANAQLGAAAPFALSAEALLESSWQDEAFAVNATANGNLDALRAEVQASGDRIHLRAGADLTPFGKVPFTHLLVDGDRINPRLFSPSAPQANLTVHAELRPVDGAAAVPAPSATAPSAASAPASAPAPASAPAAVPAPAQAPLAVAGEIEIRNLEAGPLDRQRLPVQSVRARVELSEAAQAVSDLRVALPGKAEIAGSGSLRGGRGGFDLDVRRLDPAALHGSLTSASLSGPVVVRIEPGRQSVALDLSGGQFKIFADASMDTETVTLAALRAVVGTGLLTAEGKLGLKDKQPYSFKGKLSAFDPSRVAKVAAGRINADFTATGELAPQLGVALDFAVHESEYAGLPMTGGGKLRLAGERLLPSEAALSMAGNQASLRGSFGARGDALKLAVDAPQLERLKFGVAGKLKLDATITGTLKKPEVVADYNAQTLEVGPHKVASASGRAEIRGGLDGPLSVQLAARGYRGPQASLATLDATLNGTQANHSFDVKAAGSLNQRPLQLALAGQGAWRGKDGWNGTIRTLEERGTVNLRLAAPAQLLVADQRVRLGATRLLLDRATLAIDSLDWDHGRIRSAGSLDGLQVARVLELMETITGERPPVRSDLVIDGRWNLALAETATGFAEVRRRSGDLSVNAGRGFTTLGLGETSLRADAGGNRIALRGGMVSGRIGKVLVDASAGLVQEQGLQTVGPASTLGGTVTVDVPRLKSLEALTGPQYAFDGRLAAAMRLAGTVAAPLLTGTINGDNLAVTLYDQGLRLTDGTVRVVLDQNTVELRQVEFHGGDGKLTATGNIKLGEADPNLTGRIVADKLQLFASPERTLVVSGDASIANENKQVVIRGKFRVDRGLFDLPKAGAPVLGDDVVVIRRKDQRAVKTAATPVPESKPASRFSPVIDLTVDLGNNFRFRGAGADLLLAGQMGVKSEPLAPMKATGTVRVTDGTYEAFGRKLDIERGIINFNGPIDNPNMNIRAMRRNQEVEAGVEVTGTVRLPRVRLVSEPNVPDEDKLSWLMFGYGAESAGAGQQRQLSGSALGGAALGLIGGKAGKGIVSHFGIDEFSIGPSTAGLNDQQVVSMGKAITDRMSVGYEQSLTSASNVVKLTWQFSRRWSLIAKGGSINGLSVLFNRRFDTWANLFSGAPNRGTRRSQQDESQPLDPDSAAQAASAAIAEPVRR from the coding sequence ATGAACGTGCACGACCTGCCTTCCGTGCCCGGCGGCGGCGACGCCGCACCGCCGCCCTCCGGTCCGGCACCGCGCCAGCGCCGGCGGCTGTGGCGCGCGCTGGGCTGGCTGGCCGGCATCGTGCTGTTGCTGGTGGTGGTGCTGGCGGCCACCGGCGTGGCGGCGCTGCGCACCGAAACCGGCACGCGGCACCTGTGGACGCTGGCCACGCGGCTGTCGGCCGGCATGCTCAGCGGCCAGCTCGAAGGCGGCACCGTGGCGCACGGCCTGCGCCTGCGCGACGTGGTGTTCGCCAGCGGCCAGACGCGCGTCACGGTGGACCGCGTCGACGGCAGCTGGAACCTGAGCTGGCAGCCGCGGCGGCTGCACGTGCAATGGCTGCGCATCGGCAAGGCCGAAGTGCGGCTCGGCCCGTCCGAGCCCAGCACCGAACCGATGCGCAAGCCCGCGTCGCTCGAACTGCCGCTCGCCATCGATGTCGACGCGCTGACGCTCGAGCGCCTGGCGCTGCTGCAGGGCCCGGCGCCCACGGCCGAGCCGATGGTGTTCGCCAACCTCGCCGGCGCGCTGCACAGCGACGGCCAGCGCCATCGCGTCAGCGTGGACAAGCTGGAAACGCCTTACGGCAAGCTGGCCGCCAACGCGCAGCTGGGCGCCGCCGCGCCGTTCGCGCTCAGCGCCGAAGCCTTGCTGGAAAGCAGCTGGCAGGACGAGGCCTTCGCCGTCAATGCCACCGCCAACGGCAATCTCGACGCCTTGCGCGCCGAGGTGCAGGCCAGCGGCGACCGCATCCACCTGCGCGCGGGCGCGGACCTGACGCCCTTCGGCAAGGTCCCGTTCACGCACCTGCTGGTCGATGGCGACCGCATCAACCCGCGCCTGTTCAGTCCGTCGGCGCCGCAGGCCAACCTGACCGTGCATGCCGAGCTGCGGCCGGTGGACGGCGCGGCGGCGGTCCCTGCGCCGTCCGCCACCGCGCCGTCCGCGGCCTCGGCCCCCGCATCCGCGCCGGCCCCCGCATCCGCACCGGCCGCGGTGCCCGCGCCGGCGCAGGCGCCGCTGGCGGTCGCCGGCGAGATCGAGATCCGCAACCTGGAGGCCGGCCCGCTCGACCGGCAGCGGCTGCCGGTGCAGTCGGTGCGCGCCCGGGTCGAGCTGAGCGAGGCCGCGCAGGCGGTGTCGGACCTGCGCGTGGCGCTGCCGGGCAAGGCCGAGATCGCCGGCAGCGGCTCGCTGCGCGGCGGCCGCGGCGGCTTCGACCTGGATGTGCGCAGGCTGGACCCGGCGGCGCTGCATGGCTCGCTGACCAGCGCCAGCCTGTCGGGCCCGGTGGTGGTCCGCATCGAGCCGGGCCGCCAGAGCGTGGCGCTGGACCTGTCCGGCGGCCAGTTCAAGATATTTGCCGACGCCAGCATGGACACCGAGACCGTGACCCTGGCCGCGCTGCGCGCCGTGGTCGGCACTGGCCTGCTGACCGCCGAAGGCAAGCTGGGGCTGAAGGACAAGCAGCCGTACAGCTTCAAGGGCAAGCTGTCGGCGTTCGATCCGTCGCGCGTGGCCAAGGTGGCCGCGGGCCGGATCAACGCCGATTTCACCGCGACCGGCGAACTCGCGCCGCAACTGGGCGTGGCGCTGGACTTCGCCGTGCACGAAAGCGAATACGCGGGCCTGCCGATGACCGGCGGCGGCAAGCTGCGCCTGGCCGGCGAGCGGCTGCTGCCGAGCGAGGCCGCGCTCAGCATGGCCGGCAACCAGGCCAGCCTGCGCGGCAGCTTCGGCGCGCGCGGCGATGCGCTGAAACTGGCGGTCGATGCGCCGCAGCTGGAGCGCCTGAAGTTCGGCGTGGCCGGCAAGCTCAAGCTCGATGCCACCATCACCGGCACGCTGAAGAAGCCCGAAGTCGTGGCCGACTACAACGCGCAGACGCTGGAAGTGGGCCCGCACAAGGTGGCCAGCGCCAGCGGCCGCGCCGAGATCCGCGGCGGTCTGGACGGCCCGCTGTCGGTGCAGCTGGCGGCGCGCGGCTACCGCGGCCCGCAAGCCAGCCTTGCCACGCTCGACGCCACCCTCAACGGCACCCAGGCCAACCACAGCTTCGACGTCAAGGCGGCCGGCAGCCTGAACCAGCGGCCCCTGCAGCTGGCGCTGGCGGGGCAGGGCGCATGGCGCGGCAAGGACGGCTGGAACGGCACCATCCGCACGCTCGAAGAGCGCGGCACCGTCAACCTGCGCCTGGCCGCGCCGGCGCAACTGCTGGTGGCCGACCAGCGCGTGCGCCTGGGCGCCACGCGCCTGCTGCTGGACCGCGCCACGCTGGCGATCGACAGCCTGGACTGGGACCACGGCCGCATCCGCAGCGCGGGCAGCCTCGACGGCCTGCAAGTGGCGCGCGTGCTGGAGCTGATGGAAACCATCACCGGCGAGCGCCCGCCGGTGCGCTCCGACCTGGTCATCGACGGCCGCTGGAACCTGGCGCTGGCCGAGACCGCCACCGGCTTTGCGGAAGTGCGCCGGCGCAGCGGCGACCTGTCGGTCAACGCGGGCCGGGGCTTCACCACGCTGGGCCTGGGCGAGACCAGCCTGCGCGCCGACGCTGGCGGCAACCGCATTGCGCTGCGCGGCGGCATGGTGTCGGGCCGCATCGGCAAGGTGTTGGTCGATGCCTCGGCCGGCCTGGTGCAGGAGCAGGGGCTGCAGACGGTGGGCCCGGCCTCGACGCTGGGCGGTACCGTCACCGTCGACGTGCCGCGGCTGAAGTCGCTGGAGGCGCTGACCGGCCCGCAGTACGCCTTCGACGGCCGGCTGGCCGCGGCGATGCGGCTGGCGGGCACGGTGGCGGCGCCGCTGCTGACCGGCACCATCAATGGCGACAACCTCGCGGTCACGCTGTACGACCAGGGGCTGCGCCTGACCGACGGCACCGTGCGCGTGGTGCTGGACCAGAACACGGTCGAGCTGCGCCAGGTGGAATTCCATGGCGGCGACGGCAAGCTCACCGCCACCGGCAATATCAAGCTGGGCGAGGCCGATCCCAACCTGACCGGCCGCATCGTCGCCGACAAGCTGCAGCTGTTTGCCAGCCCGGAACGCACCCTGGTGGTGTCGGGCGATGCCAGCATCGCCAACGAGAACAAGCAGGTGGTGATCCGTGGCAAGTTCCGCGTCGACCGCGGCCTGTTCGACCTGCCCAAGGCCGGCGCGCCGGTGCTGGGCGACGATGTCGTGGTGATCCGGCGCAAGGACCAGCGCGCGGTCAAGACCGCGGCCACGCCGGTGCCGGAAAGCAAGCCCGCCAGCCGCTTCAGCCCCGTGATCGACCTGACCGTCGACCTGGGCAACAACTTCCGCTTCCGCGGCGCCGGCGCCGACCTGCTGCTGGCCGGGCAGATGGGCGTGAAGAGCGAGCCGCTGGCACCGATGAAGGCCACCGGCACGGTGCGCGTCACCGACGGCACCTACGAGGCCTTCGGGCGCAAGCTGGACATCGAGCGCGGCATCATCAATTTCAACGGCCCGATCGACAATCCGAACATGAACATCCGCGCCATGCGCCGCAACCAGGAGGTCGAGGCCGGCGTGGAGGTCACCGGCACGGTGCGGCTGCCGCGCGTGCGGCTGGTGTCGGAGCCCAACGTGCCCGACGAAGACAAGCTGTCGTGGCTGATGTTCGGCTACGGCGCCGAAAGCGCGGGCGCCGGCCAGCAGCGCCAGCTGAGCGGCTCGGCGCTGGGCGGCGCCGCGCTGGGGCTGATCGGCGGCAAGGCCGGCAAGGGCATCGTCTCGCATTTCGGCATCGACGAATTCTCGATCGGGCCCAGCACCGCGGGCCTGAACGACCAGCAGGTGGTCAGCATGGGCAAGGCCATCACCGACCGCATGTCGGTGGGCTACGAGCAGAGCCTGACCTCGGCCTCGAACGTGGTGAAGCTGACGTGGCAGTTCTCGCGGCGCTGGTCGCTGATTGCCAAGGGCGGCTCCATCAACGGTTTGTCGGTCTTGTTCAACCGCCGCTTCGATACCTGGGCCAACCTGTTCAGCGGGGCCCCGAATCGCGGCACCAGGAGGAGCCAGCAGGATGAAAGCCAGCCACTCGACCCCGACAGCGCAGCGCAGGCAGCCTCGGCCGCCATCGCCGAGCCGGTGCGCCGCTGA
- a CDS encoding segregation and condensation protein A gives MSAGDQDKLPLPVELPAVAPAAPGTAGPADMVDGMAFARLYGEPLFKLPQDLYIPPDALEIFLEAFEGPLDLLLYLIRKQNFNVLDIPMSQVTRQYLSYIEQIRKTNLELAAEYLLMAAMLIEIKSRMLLPVKKADSDEEAEDPRAELVRRLLEYEQMKLAAQRLDTVPQLGRDFLRSQVYIEQSLAPRFPDVETVDLQAAWADVLKRAKLNQHHKISREELSVREHMSQILRRLQHARFMEFSELFEDAVRSGKGVPVVVVNFIAMLELSRESLVEITQAEPFAPIYVRLAYSPS, from the coding sequence ATGAGCGCAGGCGACCAGGACAAGCTGCCGCTGCCCGTGGAACTGCCCGCCGTGGCGCCCGCCGCCCCGGGCACGGCCGGCCCCGCCGACATGGTCGACGGGATGGCGTTCGCGCGCCTGTACGGCGAGCCGCTGTTCAAGCTGCCGCAGGACCTGTACATCCCGCCGGACGCGCTCGAGATCTTCCTCGAAGCCTTCGAGGGCCCGCTGGACCTGCTGCTGTACCTGATCCGCAAGCAGAACTTCAACGTCCTCGACATCCCGATGTCGCAGGTCACCCGGCAGTACCTGTCGTATATCGAGCAGATCCGCAAGACCAACCTGGAGCTGGCGGCGGAATACCTGCTGATGGCGGCGATGCTGATCGAGATCAAGTCGCGCATGCTGCTGCCGGTCAAGAAGGCCGACAGCGACGAGGAAGCCGAGGACCCGCGCGCCGAGCTGGTGCGCCGCCTGCTGGAGTATGAGCAGATGAAGCTGGCCGCGCAGCGCCTGGACACGGTGCCGCAGCTGGGCCGCGATTTCCTGCGCTCGCAGGTCTATATCGAGCAGAGCCTGGCGCCGCGCTTTCCCGACGTGGAAACCGTCGACCTGCAGGCGGCCTGGGCCGACGTGCTCAAGCGCGCCAAGCTCAACCAGCATCACAAGATCTCGCGCGAGGAGCTGTCGGTGCGCGAGCATATGAGCCAGATCCTGCGCCGGCTGCAGCATGCGCGCTTCATGGAGTTCTCGGAGCTGTTCGAGGACGCGGTGCGCTCCGGCAAGGGCGTGCCGGTGGTGGTGGTGAACTTTATCGCCATGCTGGAGCTGTCGCGCGAATCCCTGGTGGAGATCACCCAGGCCGAGCCGTTCGCGCCGATTTATGTGCGATTGGCGTACAGCCCCAGCTGA
- a CDS encoding DUF3460 family protein, with the protein MALYESDITQFLKQLKQERPTLEAEQRDGRALLWDKAPIDLEERARAQASRVAQKPYVYSQDN; encoded by the coding sequence ATGGCCCTCTACGAATCCGATATCACCCAGTTCCTGAAGCAGCTCAAGCAAGAGCGCCCGACGCTGGAGGCCGAGCAGCGCGACGGCCGCGCCCTGCTGTGGGACAAGGCACCGATCGACCTCGAAGAGCGCGCCCGCGCCCAGGCTTCGCGCGTGGCGCAGAAGCCCTACGTCTACTCGCAGGACAACTGA
- a CDS encoding autotransporter assembly complex protein TamA has protein sequence MPQDTAITADSAGHAARRLAARAAGVLRILGTVLALAAGGAQAAYKVEVEAPKPIREMLEEHLDLARYKDRTDLSQDQFDYMVETVGEQVRAFTSTEGYFDPTTTTRVEGEGDKRVVHVMVDPGARTLIRNVDLQVTGPAATQSPEQVAEMKAKWGLPAGQPFRQDDWDKAKEDALVTLQSHTYYGARLAASQARVEPDELRADLSAHYASGPAYRLGPLKVTGTRRYPEQIIVNVNPLNEGEPYRVERLLELQRAIQNQPYFSNVQVDLEPPPDAEQAPDGVVTAPVSVRVREYPVHRLNSGVGFTTDTGAQVEGRYSYYNLFNRAWTFDSQARIEQKRSYLFAEAAMPPSRGAYRNSVYSSYERTIDLENTDTTSLRAGLKRSRSREKYDVTTSLDFYYDKLLPEGQAAQISKALVPAFAWTRRDVDNPVFPRRGNVISTQVGVAARGLLSDATFLRLYGRIRQYIPVGKRDLVVARLELGADLTGDSSSQIPATLRFRAGGTDSIRGYTYQSIGTPSGSSILPAKYLGTGSLEYQYWFKPDWGVAVFWDLGTAADNLRGVTIYNGVGVGVRWRTPVGPLQLDVGYGIQEQQFRPHISLGVAF, from the coding sequence ATGCCGCAAGACACCGCTATCACCGCTGATTCGGCTGGCCATGCCGCCAGGCGCCTGGCCGCGCGCGCCGCGGGCGTGCTCAGGATCTTGGGCACGGTGCTGGCACTGGCGGCGGGCGGCGCCCAGGCGGCCTACAAGGTCGAGGTCGAAGCGCCCAAGCCGATCCGCGAGATGCTGGAGGAGCACCTCGACCTGGCCCGCTACAAGGACCGCACCGACCTGTCGCAGGACCAGTTCGACTACATGGTCGAGACCGTCGGCGAGCAGGTGCGGGCCTTCACCTCCACCGAAGGCTATTTCGATCCCACCACCACCACCCGCGTCGAGGGCGAGGGCGACAAGCGCGTGGTCCATGTGATGGTGGACCCCGGCGCGCGCACGCTGATCCGCAACGTCGACCTGCAGGTGACCGGTCCGGCCGCGACCCAGTCGCCCGAACAGGTGGCGGAAATGAAGGCCAAGTGGGGCCTGCCCGCGGGCCAGCCGTTCCGCCAGGACGACTGGGACAAGGCCAAGGAAGACGCGCTGGTGACGCTGCAGAGCCACACCTACTACGGCGCGCGGCTGGCCGCGTCGCAGGCGCGGGTCGAGCCGGACGAGCTGCGCGCGGACCTGTCGGCGCACTACGCCAGCGGCCCGGCCTACCGCCTGGGTCCGCTCAAGGTCACCGGCACGCGCCGCTACCCGGAACAGATCATCGTCAACGTCAACCCGCTCAACGAGGGCGAGCCGTACCGGGTCGAGCGGCTGCTGGAGCTGCAGCGCGCGATCCAGAACCAGCCGTATTTCTCCAACGTGCAGGTCGACCTGGAGCCGCCGCCGGATGCCGAGCAGGCGCCGGACGGCGTGGTCACCGCGCCGGTGTCGGTGCGCGTGCGCGAATACCCGGTGCACCGGCTCAACAGCGGCGTCGGCTTTACCACCGATACCGGCGCGCAGGTCGAAGGGCGCTATTCCTACTACAACCTGTTCAACCGCGCCTGGACCTTCGATTCGCAGGCGCGCATCGAACAGAAGCGCTCCTACCTGTTCGCCGAGGCGGCGATGCCGCCGTCGCGCGGCGCCTACCGCAACAGCGTGTACAGCAGCTACGAGCGCACCATCGATCTCGAGAACACCGATACCACCAGCCTGCGCGCGGGCCTGAAGCGCTCGCGCTCGCGCGAGAAGTACGACGTCACCACGTCGCTCGACTTCTACTATGACAAGCTGCTGCCCGAGGGCCAGGCCGCCCAGATCAGCAAGGCCCTGGTGCCGGCCTTCGCCTGGACCCGGCGCGACGTCGACAACCCGGTGTTCCCGCGCCGCGGCAATGTGATCAGCACCCAGGTCGGCGTGGCCGCGCGGGGTTTGCTCAGCGATGCCACCTTCCTGCGCCTGTATGGCCGTATCCGCCAGTACATCCCGGTGGGCAAGCGCGACCTGGTGGTGGCGCGGCTGGAACTGGGCGCCGACCTGACCGGTGACAGTTCGAGCCAGATCCCGGCAACGCTGCGCTTCCGCGCCGGCGGCACCGATTCGATCCGCGGCTACACCTACCAGTCGATCGGCACCCCCAGCGGCTCCAGCATCCTGCCGGCCAAGTACCTCGGCACCGGCAGCCTGGAGTACCAGTACTGGTTCAAGCCGGACTGGGGCGTGGCGGTGTTCTGGGACCTGGGCACGGCCGCCGACAACCTGCGCGGCGTGACGATCTACAACGGCGTGGGCGTGGGCGTGCGCTGGCGCACGCCGGTGGGCCCGCTGCAGCTTGACGTGGGCTACGGCATCCAGGAGCAGCAGTTCCGGCCGCATATCTCGCTGGGGGTGGCGTTCTGA